Proteins encoded together in one Janthinobacterium tructae window:
- a CDS encoding HD-GYP domain-containing protein — MLTAKHPVNTHSLVVELDSIIRHEAVYRRILTRTGDPHAMKQAPASVQLAPEVMLRLTVMRECRPELFMHAIRTALIAFALAQSLGLPEGQRDSILLAALCHDFGEMHTDPEILAAEHNITQYERRYIHVHPITAQVLVQGLLGFSSDATLAILQHHERLDGSGYPNALQGDSITVLARVLAVADVAETAIRRFDLLRVEMLFRLGQKRFDASIVNALRDLLHITTNDAQEMRLASNATGMLVIAQDDADMLRDLHRMLDELEWLASDLANEIDRRSPELSPLAQGALNGLLVQLHQMK, encoded by the coding sequence ATGCTCACGGCGAAGCATCCGGTCAATACGCACAGCCTTGTAGTGGAACTGGACAGCATCATCAGACATGAAGCTGTCTATCGGCGCATATTGACGCGGACGGGCGACCCGCACGCCATGAAACAAGCCCCCGCCAGCGTGCAGCTGGCACCAGAAGTCATGCTGCGTCTGACGGTCATGCGCGAGTGCCGGCCCGAGCTTTTCATGCATGCGATACGCACCGCACTGATCGCCTTCGCCTTGGCGCAGAGCCTCGGTCTGCCCGAGGGGCAACGTGACTCGATACTGCTGGCAGCACTTTGCCACGATTTCGGCGAGATGCATACCGACCCCGAAATACTTGCTGCGGAGCATAACATTACGCAATACGAACGCCGCTACATCCATGTTCACCCCATCACAGCTCAAGTACTGGTGCAAGGCTTGCTCGGTTTTTCAAGCGATGCCACACTGGCCATATTGCAGCATCATGAACGACTCGACGGCAGCGGTTATCCCAATGCACTGCAGGGTGACAGCATTACGGTGCTGGCAAGAGTGTTGGCTGTCGCCGACGTTGCGGAGACCGCCATCCGGCGTTTTGATCTTCTGCGTGTCGAGATGCTGTTCAGGCTAGGTCAGAAGCGCTTTGACGCCAGCATCGTCAATGCCTTGCGCGACCTGCTGCACATCACCACAAACGACGCACAGGAAATGCGCCTGGCCAGCAATGCAACTGGCATGCTTGTCATTGCCCAGGACGACGCCGATATGTTGCGAGACTTGCACCGCATGCTCGACGAACTGGAGTGGCTGGCATCCGACCTGGCCAATGAAATCGACCGGCGCTCACCAGAACTGAGCCCCCTGGCGCAAGGTGCGCTCAATGGCTTGCTGGTTCAGTTGCACCAGATGAAGTAG
- a CDS encoding helix-turn-helix domain-containing protein yields MSGDTHVSERIKNCRENLRISQVLLAELAGINPTQLYRYESGKTKLRTEAAEKIAAALGVSTAWLVHGTLPVARGMQIDPPVPAGGGLILKFLELPPALAFAVKRLAMQNGSTVEMELLDLVHQGLEAMHQKALACAASAGKPALPASDENSTAP; encoded by the coding sequence ATGTCTGGCGACACCCATGTTTCTGAGCGGATCAAGAACTGCCGCGAAAATCTTCGTATCTCGCAAGTGCTGCTTGCCGAACTGGCAGGCATCAATCCAACGCAACTGTATCGTTACGAATCAGGAAAGACAAAACTTCGTACGGAAGCGGCAGAGAAAATTGCCGCGGCCCTCGGCGTCAGCACCGCCTGGCTTGTGCATGGGACATTACCCGTTGCCAGAGGAATGCAAATTGACCCGCCAGTGCCGGCCGGAGGGGGGCTGATCCTGAAATTCCTGGAACTTCCCCCCGCGCTCGCCTTCGCCGTGAAACGGCTGGCCATGCAAAATGGCAGCACCGTCGAGATGGAACTGCTGGACCTCGTGCATCAAGGACTCGAAGCCATGCACCAGAAGGCCTTGGCTTGCGCCGCATCCGCAGGCAAGCCAGCCCTGCCCGCATCTGACGAAAATTCAACGGCGCCTTGA
- a CDS encoding zinc-dependent alcohol dehydrogenase family protein, protein MRAMVLEHGGPGAQLQALDRPVPAPMGQDVLLRVLACGVCRTDLHLLDGELPAHRRPVVPGHEIVGAVVAVGAGVNNLRIGARVGVPWLAGSCGACAYCCSGRENLCDAARFTGYDRDGGYAEYVLADARYCLPLPDSHDDVHAAPLLCAGLIGYRAYAMTGAARRLGIYGFGAAGHIVAQLALAQGREVYAFTRDGDMRTQRFARSLGAAWAGASTGPAPVALDAAILFAPDGALVPLALAACAKGGTVVCAGIHMSDMPAMPYSLLWGERSVRSVANLTRADGLAFMALAERFNLKTAPLAYPLLQANEALADLRAGRFDGAAVLVPSLRP, encoded by the coding sequence ATGCGGGCAATGGTGCTGGAACACGGTGGCCCTGGCGCGCAGCTGCAGGCACTGGACCGCCCGGTACCCGCACCAATGGGGCAAGATGTGCTCCTGCGCGTGCTGGCCTGTGGCGTCTGCCGCACGGATCTGCACCTGCTCGATGGTGAACTACCCGCGCACCGCAGGCCAGTCGTGCCAGGACATGAAATTGTCGGCGCGGTGGTTGCCGTCGGAGCCGGAGTAAACAATCTGCGGATCGGAGCGCGCGTGGGCGTGCCCTGGCTGGCTGGCAGTTGTGGCGCCTGCGCGTATTGTTGCTCTGGCCGGGAAAACCTGTGCGATGCCGCCCGTTTCACCGGCTACGACCGCGATGGCGGCTATGCCGAGTACGTGTTGGCCGACGCCCGCTACTGCCTGCCGCTACCCGATAGTCATGACGATGTGCATGCAGCACCGCTGCTGTGCGCAGGACTCATAGGCTACCGTGCCTATGCCATGACGGGTGCAGCGCGCAGGCTCGGCATTTACGGCTTCGGCGCTGCCGGACACATCGTGGCGCAACTGGCGCTAGCCCAAGGGCGCGAGGTCTACGCTTTCACGCGCGATGGAGACATGCGCACGCAGCGTTTCGCCCGCTCGTTGGGGGCCGCATGGGCGGGCGCATCGACAGGGCCGGCCCCCGTAGCGCTGGATGCGGCCATCCTGTTCGCCCCGGATGGCGCTTTGGTGCCACTGGCGCTGGCCGCCTGCGCCAAAGGGGGCACGGTAGTCTGCGCCGGCATCCACATGAGCGACATGCCCGCCATGCCATACTCTTTGCTGTGGGGAGAACGCAGCGTGCGCTCGGTGGCCAACCTGACGCGCGCCGACGGCTTGGCATTCATGGCGCTGGCGGAACGTTTCAACCTCAAGACGGCGCCATTGGCCTATCCGCTGCTGCAGGCCAACGAGGCGCTGGCAGACTTGCGCGCCGGGCGCTTCGACGGCGCCGCCGTCCTGGTACCCAGCCTCAGGCCATGA
- a CDS encoding lipid-binding SYLF domain-containing protein: MLLASGGAVAQSDSKQSSAPDLASKAMESANKRVEAAIPVVHQLQADARIQPLLQQAKGMLIIPSYGRAALGVGAQGGGGLLLVRRPDGSWGGPAFYNLGGLTLGLQAGAEGGPLVMVLNNDKAINAVMKKNNFSLNAAAGLTVVNWRKMAQGTVGIGDVVAWSGTKGLFGDVVAVGLSDIRFNQQLTDAFYGRSLSPKDFAAGNIEDPHALPLQQALSEASAMPK, from the coding sequence ATGCTGCTGGCGTCGGGGGGCGCTGTGGCGCAAAGCGACAGCAAGCAAAGCAGTGCGCCCGATCTCGCCAGCAAGGCGATGGAGAGCGCCAACAAGCGCGTTGAAGCCGCCATTCCTGTGGTACACCAGTTGCAGGCCGATGCGCGCATACAGCCATTGCTGCAACAAGCCAAGGGCATGTTGATCATTCCGTCGTATGGCCGCGCCGCGCTGGGGGTGGGTGCTCAAGGGGGCGGCGGACTGCTGCTCGTCAGGCGTCCCGATGGCAGCTGGGGCGGACCCGCCTTCTACAACCTGGGCGGCTTGACGCTGGGTTTACAGGCCGGCGCCGAAGGCGGCCCCCTCGTGATGGTCTTGAACAATGATAAAGCCATCAACGCGGTCATGAAGAAAAATAACTTTTCCCTCAACGCCGCAGCGGGCCTGACCGTGGTCAATTGGAGGAAAATGGCGCAGGGCACGGTCGGCATCGGCGACGTCGTGGCCTGGAGCGGAACAAAAGGCCTGTTTGGCGATGTCGTGGCCGTGGGACTGAGCGACATCCGATTCAACCAGCAGTTGACCGATGCCTTTTACGGACGCAGCTTGTCGCCAAAGGATTTTGCTGCAGGAAACATTGAAGATCCGCACGCCCTGCCCTTGCAACAAGCGCTGAGCGAAGCGTCGGCAATGCCGAAATAA
- the phbB gene encoding acetoacetyl-CoA reductase has protein sequence MQRTALVTGGTRGLGKAISLALQAGGHRVAAVYHCNADAASTFSEATAIPVFRWDVSDFNACRDGIATVEQQLGPIDILVNNAGITSDALLHRMDPDQWWQVINTNLGSMFNMCRHVMEGMRAREFGRIVNISSVNGEKGQLGQANYAAAKAGILGFSRALALEGARKQITVNAVAPGYCDTDMVAEVAPDVLQKIIAGIPVGRLGTPEDIARLVAFLADDASGFITGATFDVNGGQYMG, from the coding sequence ATGCAACGAACCGCACTCGTCACTGGTGGCACCCGAGGCCTGGGCAAAGCCATCTCCCTCGCATTGCAAGCGGGCGGCCACCGGGTCGCCGCCGTCTACCACTGCAATGCGGACGCTGCCAGCACCTTTTCCGAGGCGACAGCGATTCCCGTGTTCCGATGGGATGTCAGCGATTTCAACGCCTGCCGCGACGGCATCGCCACCGTGGAACAGCAACTGGGCCCCATCGATATCCTGGTCAACAATGCCGGCATCACCAGCGATGCACTGTTGCACCGCATGGACCCGGATCAGTGGTGGCAGGTCATCAATACCAATCTCGGCTCGATGTTCAATATGTGCCGCCATGTCATGGAAGGCATGCGGGCGCGCGAGTTCGGCCGTATTGTCAATATCAGCTCCGTCAATGGCGAGAAGGGGCAGCTAGGGCAGGCCAATTACGCCGCCGCCAAAGCCGGTATTCTCGGCTTTAGCCGGGCGCTGGCGCTGGAGGGGGCGCGCAAGCAGATCACGGTCAACGCGGTCGCTCCCGGCTATTGTGATACCGACATGGTGGCCGAGGTCGCCCCCGATGTCTTGCAAAAAATTATCGCTGGCATCCCCGTTGGCCGGCTCGGCACGCCCGAGGACATCGCGCGCCTGGTCGCATTCCTGGCCGACGACGCCAGTGGCTTCATCACGGGGGCAACCTTTGATGTCAATGGCGGCCAGTACATGGGCTAG
- a CDS encoding [FeFe] hydrogenase, group A: MISLTVNGRPVDVEEGATCLDAARHAGVHIPTLCYYPRLPTHAVCRMCLVHVAGQPQSLPACITLAKAGDIIETASNDLLAFRAMDAQWLLARHPNDCLRCEVNGSCRLQSLISENQWEERWEKMPRGSVTHPGHRLIDHTSPSIWRDLSKCIECGLCVEACGASGQQQYVIGFAERGSGRLPVTVFDHTLANTQCISCGQCTLVCPVGALVETPHWHAVLHTLDAHKRVCVVQVAPATRVAIGEEFGMQAGTVSTGKMINALRQLGFDYVFDTNFGADLTIMEEASELLARIKGQAGNAQPLPLFTSCCPGWVNWVEINRPDLLAHLSTTRSPQQMHGALAKRSAFARSLGPAFAEGREEPYVVSVMPCTAKKDEAVRPGLSGDVDHVLTTRELARMIKSRGIAFHALADDGAFDDPLGESTGAAQIFAVSGGVMEAMLRSAAHLLGRPEALALEWQPLRGIGPGIRTAQIAGLGTVAICNGIAAAQHLLEGEAWRDQFVAIEVMACVGGCLGGGGEPKSMDPQVLDKRMRAIYELDRQAARRSAHENRAVQTWYATELQEPHAVQARALLHTSYAARNSRRLLLMQFLDCVDRRDGAQAAALLHPDASWSTASPFGDVHGASAIQALIETQLPPRKFGPAFARHRMVAAADVDDLAVITPTGELCSFSVEVDRSRSPMVISRLVRTVL; encoded by the coding sequence ATGATCTCGCTGACGGTCAATGGACGGCCTGTTGACGTCGAAGAAGGCGCGACCTGCCTCGATGCCGCGCGGCACGCTGGCGTGCATATTCCCACGCTTTGCTACTATCCGCGCTTGCCCACCCATGCCGTGTGCCGCATGTGCCTCGTGCATGTGGCCGGCCAGCCGCAGTCGCTGCCGGCCTGCATCACGCTGGCAAAAGCAGGCGACATTATCGAAACGGCATCGAACGACCTGCTCGCCTTTCGCGCCATGGATGCGCAATGGCTGCTGGCGCGCCATCCGAACGATTGCCTGCGCTGCGAAGTCAACGGGTCTTGCCGCTTGCAAAGCCTGATCAGTGAAAATCAATGGGAAGAGCGCTGGGAAAAGATGCCGCGCGGCTCGGTGACGCATCCCGGGCACCGCTTGATCGATCATACCTCGCCGAGTATCTGGCGCGACTTGTCAAAATGCATCGAATGCGGCCTGTGTGTGGAAGCGTGCGGCGCGTCGGGACAGCAGCAATACGTGATCGGCTTTGCCGAACGCGGCTCGGGGCGCTTGCCGGTGACGGTATTCGACCATACCCTGGCCAATACTCAATGTATTTCCTGCGGTCAATGTACGCTGGTCTGTCCCGTCGGGGCGCTCGTCGAGACGCCGCACTGGCATGCGGTGCTGCACACCCTGGATGCGCACAAGCGTGTTTGCGTGGTGCAAGTGGCGCCCGCCACCCGCGTTGCCATCGGCGAAGAATTCGGCATGCAGGCCGGCACGGTCAGTACGGGAAAAATGATCAATGCCTTGCGACAACTTGGTTTTGACTACGTGTTCGACACCAATTTCGGCGCCGACCTGACGATCATGGAAGAAGCCAGCGAGTTGCTGGCGCGCATCAAAGGGCAGGCAGGAAACGCGCAGCCCTTGCCCCTGTTCACTTCCTGTTGCCCGGGATGGGTGAACTGGGTGGAAATCAACCGGCCCGACCTGCTGGCGCACCTGAGCACGACCAGGTCGCCGCAGCAAATGCATGGCGCCCTGGCGAAGCGCAGCGCCTTCGCGCGTTCGCTCGGTCCCGCCTTTGCCGAGGGCAGGGAGGAGCCTTATGTGGTCAGCGTCATGCCCTGCACGGCCAAGAAGGACGAGGCGGTCCGGCCCGGCTTGTCCGGCGACGTCGACCATGTCCTGACCACGCGGGAGCTGGCCAGGATGATCAAGTCGCGCGGCATCGCCTTCCATGCGCTGGCCGACGATGGCGCATTCGACGATCCTCTGGGGGAAAGCACGGGCGCCGCGCAGATCTTCGCCGTGTCGGGTGGCGTGATGGAAGCGATGCTGCGCAGCGCCGCCCATTTGCTCGGCAGGCCGGAGGCGCTGGCGCTGGAATGGCAGCCACTGCGCGGCATCGGGCCGGGGATCAGGACAGCGCAGATCGCCGGCTTGGGGACGGTCGCCATTTGCAATGGCATCGCTGCGGCACAGCATCTGCTGGAGGGGGAAGCCTGGCGCGATCAATTCGTCGCCATCGAGGTCATGGCCTGCGTCGGCGGCTGTCTGGGGGGCGGTGGCGAGCCAAAATCGATGGATCCCCAGGTGCTGGACAAGCGCATGCGGGCGATTTACGAACTCGACAGGCAGGCGGCGCGGCGCAGTGCGCATGAAAACCGGGCCGTGCAGACCTGGTACGCCACTGAGCTGCAGGAACCGCATGCCGTCCAGGCGCGCGCGCTGCTGCACACAAGCTATGCCGCGCGCAATTCCCGGCGCCTGCTGCTGATGCAATTTCTCGATTGCGTGGACCGGCGTGACGGCGCGCAGGCGGCGGCCCTGCTGCATCCCGATGCGTCGTGGTCGACGGCGTCACCATTCGGCGACGTTCACGGCGCCAGCGCGATCCAGGCGCTGATCGAGACCCAGTTGCCTCCACGCAAGTTTGGACCGGCGTTCGCGCGGCACCGGATGGTAGCGGCTGCCGATGTGGACGACCTGGCCGTCATCACCCCGACGGGCGAGCTGTGCAGTTTCAGCGTGGAGGTCGATCGCAGCCGGTCACCGATGGTGATCAGCAGGCTGGTGCGCACTGTACTCTAA
- a CDS encoding putative glycoside hydrolase, which produces MDRLACRPTIPGVDVTAARKRLARYSVFLSVDIFGYVAWNKNDTNIGQELTSLAGVVDYLAPMRYPSGYQFGIPGYPDPVAHPGEIVYLTLRHAIARTRISPLRFRPWRQAFRDYAFDKRVFGAAEIRAQIDAAESAGSDGWMLWSPRNTYTADGLHPH; this is translated from the coding sequence ATGGATAGACTGGCCTGTCGTCCCACCATTCCTGGTGTCGATGTGACAGCTGCCCGCAAGCGCCTGGCGCGCTACAGTGTCTTCCTCTCGGTCGACATCTTCGGCTATGTCGCGTGGAACAAGAACGACACCAATATAGGCCAGGAATTGACGAGCCTGGCCGGCGTTGTCGACTACCTCGCACCGATGCGGTACCCCTCCGGCTATCAATTCGGCATTCCCGGCTATCCCGATCCCGTCGCGCATCCGGGCGAAATCGTCTACCTGACCTTGCGCCATGCCATCGCGCGCACCCGCATCTCTCCCTTGCGGTTCCGCCCATGGCGGCAGGCTTTCCGCGACTATGCGTTTGACAAGCGCGTGTTCGGCGCGGCCGAAATAAGGGCACAGATCGACGCTGCCGAATCGGCCGGCAGCGATGGGTGGATGCTCTGGAGCCCGCGCAATACGTATACCGCCGATGGCCTGCACCCGCACTAG
- a CDS encoding Hsp20/alpha crystallin family protein: MANHLTRFDPFSDIARFEALNGIEDWFRDFQLRPALRDWNVEPRIKLDVSETDVAYTVKAEIPGVKKEDIKVDVEGGVVSITAELKHESEVKTGKLLRTERSYGEQRRSFTLAHDIDDAKVVASYADGVLSLSLPKKSGKESKHIPIS; the protein is encoded by the coding sequence ATGGCTAACCATCTGACTCGATTCGATCCATTTTCTGACATCGCCCGCTTCGAAGCCCTGAACGGCATCGAGGACTGGTTCCGCGATTTTCAGCTTCGGCCCGCCCTGCGCGATTGGAACGTGGAGCCGCGTATCAAGCTCGATGTGTCGGAAACGGATGTGGCGTACACCGTGAAGGCGGAGATTCCTGGCGTGAAAAAGGAAGACATCAAGGTGGATGTGGAGGGCGGTGTCGTGTCGATCACGGCCGAATTGAAACACGAGAGTGAAGTGAAAACCGGCAAGCTGCTGCGTACGGAGCGCTCGTACGGCGAACAGCGCCGCAGTTTTACGCTGGCGCATGATATCGACGATGCCAAGGTGGTCGCCAGTTATGCCGACGGCGTGCTGAGCCTCAGTTTGCCGAAAAAGAGCGGCAAGGAAAGCAAGCACATCCCGATCAGCTAG
- a CDS encoding sensor domain-containing diguanylate cyclase: MSATVRSAAHPGWLVFRSFSLVALATGCVVLACLFILAIQLSTIWHAREVRLHEAGDAAANVSQAVAQHAYDTLKEVDTLLLGLVERGDILGPSDVDRSRLQALLSSRVAELPQLQAIIVYADDDRVLISSGSGMPAYADSAGNEYLGHHRQHSELQPYIGMGAGKQANGDSIMGVSRRINLPDGRFGGVVLATVRLDYFRKFYEEFSIGEQGAILMQSAAGRIVLKRPFDGDVSEIETRPSPFFSEALAAVKIKETRASQGQDGKSRIISYRKITEYPLVVLTALSQDEALRGWRNDGCLQISALSALILLIGFLGCRMIRQLTSRLIIEEEFKESSDELKESNQLLTHLALQDGLTGLANRRSFDDALLVEFSRAQRAGNSLGLMMIDVDFFKQYNDIYGHVAGDECLKKIARVVATGMRRAGDLAARYGGEEMVLLLPGSDIDGAVSLAETIRHGIENVGVPHIGSPLCKVTASIGVAVFSLIKMETMAVTLLNAADHALYKAKASGRNNVCTCDSREKKFSRTNAVEINENWCQEYVGQADARLEH, from the coding sequence ATGTCTGCTACGGTGCGTTCCGCCGCCCATCCAGGGTGGCTTGTTTTCCGGAGTTTTTCCCTGGTCGCGTTGGCGACTGGATGTGTAGTGCTGGCATGCCTGTTTATCCTGGCAATCCAGTTGTCGACGATATGGCACGCGCGCGAAGTGCGCTTGCACGAAGCGGGCGACGCGGCTGCGAATGTCAGCCAGGCTGTCGCACAGCATGCCTACGATACGCTCAAGGAGGTCGATACGCTGTTGCTTGGACTGGTCGAGCGCGGCGACATATTGGGGCCATCAGACGTCGATCGTTCCCGTCTGCAGGCGTTGTTGAGCAGCCGTGTCGCTGAACTTCCCCAATTGCAGGCAATCATCGTGTATGCCGATGACGACAGGGTGCTGATCAGTTCCGGTAGCGGCATGCCAGCCTATGCCGATAGCGCCGGCAATGAATATCTTGGCCACCATCGTCAGCATAGTGAGTTGCAGCCGTATATAGGGATGGGGGCGGGAAAGCAGGCAAATGGTGACTCGATTATGGGGGTGTCGCGCAGAATCAATCTTCCCGACGGGCGCTTCGGCGGCGTTGTGCTGGCAACCGTCCGCCTCGACTATTTCAGGAAGTTCTACGAGGAGTTTTCCATCGGTGAGCAAGGGGCGATCCTGATGCAAAGCGCTGCTGGCCGTATCGTGCTGAAAAGGCCATTTGATGGAGACGTGTCAGAAATTGAGACACGGCCATCGCCTTTTTTTTCGGAAGCCCTGGCGGCGGTGAAGATCAAGGAAACGCGCGCCAGCCAGGGACAAGATGGGAAATCAAGGATCATCAGTTATCGTAAAATCACCGAATATCCATTGGTCGTGTTGACTGCCTTGTCACAGGATGAAGCCTTGAGGGGCTGGCGTAATGATGGCTGTTTGCAAATTTCGGCGTTGAGCGCCCTGATCCTGCTCATCGGATTTTTGGGCTGCCGCATGATCAGGCAGCTGACTTCGCGCCTGATCATCGAGGAGGAATTCAAGGAGTCGAGCGATGAATTAAAAGAATCGAACCAGTTGCTGACGCACCTCGCCCTGCAGGATGGCTTGACGGGCCTGGCAAATCGACGCAGTTTTGATGACGCATTGCTTGTGGAGTTCAGCCGTGCCCAGCGCGCAGGAAATTCCCTGGGCCTGATGATGATCGATGTGGATTTTTTCAAGCAATATAACGACATTTATGGCCATGTGGCTGGCGATGAATGCTTGAAAAAAATTGCCCGCGTGGTCGCGACGGGCATGCGCAGGGCGGGCGATCTGGCGGCACGCTATGGCGGCGAGGAAATGGTCCTGTTATTGCCAGGATCGGATATCGACGGAGCCGTATCGCTTGCGGAAACCATACGTCATGGCATAGAGAATGTAGGCGTTCCCCATATCGGCAGTCCCCTGTGCAAGGTGACGGCAAGTATCGGGGTGGCGGTGTTCTCCCTGATCAAAATGGAAACGATGGCCGTTACGCTGCTCAATGCCGCCGACCATGCCCTGTACAAGGCCAAGGCCTCGGGGCGCAATAACGTCTGCACCTGCGATTCGCGCGAAAAGAAGTTCTCCCGCACAAATGCCGTTGAAATCAATGAGAACTGGTGCCAGGAATATGTGGGACAGGCAGACGCGCGCCTGGAGCATTAG